One window of the Zea mays cultivar B73 chromosome 3, Zm-B73-REFERENCE-NAM-5.0, whole genome shotgun sequence genome contains the following:
- the LOC100285510 gene encoding Serine carboxypeptidase-like 27 precursor — MPRHWSSSPMAMRHQFGASVLLHLLVLAGAGAMVTADQESDRIRELPGQPPNVGFSQYSGYVTVNPARGRALFYWLVEAVPAAGPIAPLVLWLNGGPGCSSVGYGASEEVGPFRIRPDGQTLYLNPNSWNKAANLLFLESPAGVGFSYSNSSLDLYTAGDAKTALDAYAFLVNWLERFPQYKYREFYIAGESYAGHYVPQLAQLIYEKNKGIQNPTINFKGFMVGNAVTDDYHDYLGTFEFWWTHGLISDKTYHNLKATCLLESSQHPSPDCVKNLNLASAEEGNIDPYSLNTKPCNDTASLKLGLGGRYPWLSRAYDPCTERYASIYYNRPEVQMALHANTTGIHYPWQTCSDIVGSYWADSPRSMLPIYQELIAAGIKIWVFSGDTDAVVPVTATRYSIDALKLPTLVNWYPWYDHGKVGGWSQVYKGLTLITIAGAGHEVPLHRPRQALIMFRHFLQNKPMPAQ; from the exons ATGCCCAGGCATTGGAGCTCGTCCCCAATGGCAATGCGTCACCAGTTCGGGGCTTCGGTGCTGCTGCATCTACTGGTGTTAGCGGGGGCGGGGGCCATGGTCACTGCTGACCAGGAGAGCGACCGGATCCGCGAGCTCCCGGGCCAGCCGCCGAACGTGGGGTTCTCGCAGTACTCCGGCTACGTCACCGTCAACCCGGCGCGGGGGCGCGCGCTCTTCTACTGGCTCGTGGAGGCGGTGCCGGCGGCCGGGCCCATCGCGCCGCTCGTCCTCTGGCTCAACGGCGGCCCTGGATGCTCGTCAGTCGGCTACGGCGCGTCCGAGGAGGTCGGCCCGTTCCGCATCAGGCCGGACGGCCAGACTCTCTACCTCAACCCCAATTCTTGGAACAAGG CGGCCAATTTGCTCTTCCTGGAGTCGCCGGCCGGCGTGGGGTTCTCGTACTCGAACTCGTCGCTGGATCTGTACACCGCAGGAGATGCAAAGACAG CACTGGATGCCTACGCTTTTCTTGTGAACTGGTTGGAGAGATTCCCACAGTACAAGTACAGGGAGTTCTATATTGCTGGGGAAAGTTACGCGG GTCACTACGTTCCACAGTTAGCCCAGCTCATATATGAAAAGAACAAGGGCATTCAGAATCCAACAATTAATTTCAAAGGATTCATG GTGGGCAATGCAGTCACTGATGACTACCATGATTACCTTGGTACCTTTGAGTTTTGGTGGACTCATGGTCTGATCTCTGACAAGACTTATCACAACTTGAAGGCGACATGTTTGCTTGAATCCTCACAGCACCCTTCACCTGACTGTGTCAAGAACCTGAATCTAGCCAGTGCTGAAGAAGGCAATATTGATCCTTATAGTCTGAATACAAAGCCATGCAATGACACCGCCTCTCTCAAGCTTGGCTTGGGTGGACGCTAC CCTTGGTTGTCCAGAGCCTATGATCCTTGTACTGAAAGATATGCAAGTATTTACTACAACAGGCCAGAAGTGCAGATGGCATTGCATGCAAATACAACTGGAATTCATTACCCTTGGCAAACATGCAG CGATATTGTTGGATCCTACTGGGCTGATTCCCCAAGATCTATGCTTCCAATCTACCAAGAACTGATAGCAGCTGGTATCAAGATCTGGGTTTTCAG TGGGGACACGGATGCTGTAGTTCCTGTAACTGCGACAAGGTACTCAATAGATGCTCTCAAGCTTCCAACACTGGTAAATTGGTACCCTTGGTATGACCATGGGAAG GTTGGAGGTTGGAGCCAAGTTTACAAAGGACTAACCCTTATAACCATAGCAGGTGCAGGACATGAAGTGCCACTGCACCGGCCTCGACAAGCTTTGATCATGTTCAGACACTTCTTGCAGAACAAACCGATGCCAGCACAATAG
- the LOC100279019 gene encoding uncharacterized protein LOC100279019 translates to MQALGLGRGCSPLHASHCRCTASSYPPAPPRPRNRNITRLTCIAAVRASAAQSAQMERRQEAKVVKLRAVEATPESFASFGQVIGASPDGDEFGPHDAQLDLSRGIPRFYIMRLQNRPLKFSTITHHASVTQCLGSVGGQDWYLGVAKPSIVDGASEQSGPEGRKFLQSAAGHYYLPPDPAEVCVFRVSGPKFLKLNKGTWHAGPLFKADAVDFYNLELSNTNVVDHTTHHFKKHDGITFVVED, encoded by the exons ATGCAGGCGCTGGGCCTGGGCCGCGGGTGCAGCCCCCTCCATGCCAGCCACTGCCGCTGCACCGCTTCTTCCTATCCTCCGGCTCCACCCCGTCCTCGCAATCGCAACATCACAAGGCTAACCTGCATCGCCGCCGTGCGCGCCAGCGCTGCCCAGTCCGCGCAGATGGAACGCAGGCAGGAGGCGAAGGTTGTGAAGCTGCGGGCGGTGGAGGCCACGCCCGAGTCCTTCGCTTCGTTCGGGCAGGTCATCGGCGCCTCCCCCGACGGCGACGAGTTCGGCCCCCACGACGCCCAGCTCGATCTCAGCCGCGGCATCCCAAG GTTCTACATCATGCGGTTGCAGAACCGGCCGCTGAAATTCTCTACCATCACCCACCACGCCAGCGTGACCCAGTGCCTGGGCTCCGTCGGCGGCCAGGACTGGTACCTCGGGGTGGCCAAGCCGTCGATCGTGGATGGGGCGTCCGAGCAGAGTGGCCCGGAGGGAAGGAAGTTCTTGCAGTCTGCCGCAGGGCACTATTACCTGCCTCCTGATCCAGCCGAGGTCTGCGTGTTCCGGGTTTCTGGCCCCAAGTTTCTCAAGCTGAACAAGGGGACCTGGCATGCCGGGCCTTTGTTCAAGGCGGACGCCGTTGATTTCTATAATCTGGAACTGAGCAACACCAAC GTTGTTGATCATACCACACACCATTTCAAGAAACATGATGGGATAACATTTGTGGTGGAGGACTAA